Below is a window of Thermodesulfobacteriota bacterium DNA.
TCGGGCTATATTTTTGAGCAAGCCCTGTCCTCAGGGATAGCATCCATGGGAGGCGAAGTTCTCTTAGTAGGGCCACTGCCCACCCCAGCAATTGCTTTTATTACAGCTAGCATGAGAGCGGACGCAGGGATTGTCATCTCAGCCTCTCATAACCCATATGAAGATAACGGTATTAAAATCTTTGATAGATACGGATTTAAACTTCCGGACGAAAAAGAGATGGAGATTGAAGAGCTTATCTATGAAGGCGAACAAAAGCTGATAAAGGCTTCCCCTGATGAGATCGGGAAAGCTTATAGAATAGATGACGCCCCGGGGAGATATGTAGTTTTTGCAAAGAACTCATTCCCCCAGAACTTAACTCTTGAAGGAATAAAAATAGTGCTGGACTGCGCAAATGGGGCAGCGTATAAAGTAGCGCCTATCATTTTTACTGAACTTGGAGCAGACGTAATCACAATTGGTGTAAATCCTAACGGGAAAAATATAAACACTGACTGCGGCTCTCTTAACCCAGCGCTTCTTAAAGAGAAGGTCTTAGAGACAGGAGCGGATCTCGGAATTGCTCTGGACGGCGATGCAGACAGGGTTATTTTTTGTGATGAGAAAGGCGAGATTGTAGACGGTGATAAAATAATTGCGATCTGCGCTCAGGAAATGATTGAAAAAGGAGCTCTTAAGGGCGGCAGTGTGGTTACTACTCTTATGAGCAATATGGCGCTTGAAAGATATATTAAAGAGCAGGGAGTTGAATTTGTAAGAACCCAGGTCGGTGACAGATACGTAGTTGAAGAGATGAGATCAAGGGGCGCAAACCTTGGCGGCGAGCAGTCTGGGCATATTATCTTTTTGGACCATACTACGACTGGAGACGGCACACTGGCCGCGCTACAGATACTGGGAATCATGAGAGCTAAAGAAAAGCCTCTTTCTGAGCTTTCTAATATATTTGAGCTCTATCCTCAGGTGCTTTTAAATGTGAGAGTTAGTAGCAAGAAGGACTTAAATGAAATCCCTGAGCTCTCAAAACAGGTAAAACAAAGTGAGGAGAAATTAAACGGAAAAGGTCGTATTAATATCAGATACTCCGGAACTGAACCTATATCGCGTGTTATGGTAGAAGGAGAGAACGATAAGCTAATAAATGAAATCGCATCAGAGCTGGCTGGAACAATAGAAAAAGAACTAGGGGTTTGATGATATGCCGAAACTAAATGTAAATATTGATCATGTAGCCACAGTAAGGCAAGCAAGGGGTACTGACGAGCCCGATCCGGTTCTTGCCGCCTATTTAGCAGAACTCGCAGGAGCCCACGGGATAGTGGTTCACCTTCGTGAAGATAGAAGGCACATTCAAGACCGTGATCTCTACATACTACGAGAAACAGTAAAGACAAAGCTTAATATGGAGATGGCGGCAACAAACGAGATGGTCCGAAT
It encodes the following:
- a CDS encoding pyridoxine 5'-phosphate synthase yields the protein MPKLNVNIDHVATVRQARGTDEPDPVLAAYLAELAGAHGIVVHLREDRRHIQDRDLYILRETVKTKLNMEMAATNEMVR
- the glmM gene encoding phosphoglucosamine mutase yields the protein MNNKARRLFGTDGIRGLANHDPMTPEISLKLGKSLTYILRQNKKPYYKPTIVIGKDTRLSGYIFEQALSSGIASMGGEVLLVGPLPTPAIAFITASMRADAGIVISASHNPYEDNGIKIFDRYGFKLPDEKEMEIEELIYEGEQKLIKASPDEIGKAYRIDDAPGRYVVFAKNSFPQNLTLEGIKIVLDCANGAAYKVAPIIFTELGADVITIGVNPNGKNINTDCGSLNPALLKEKVLETGADLGIALDGDADRVIFCDEKGEIVDGDKIIAICAQEMIEKGALKGGSVVTTLMSNMALERYIKEQGVEFVRTQVGDRYVVEEMRSRGANLGGEQSGHIIFLDHTTTGDGTLAALQILGIMRAKEKPLSELSNIFELYPQVLLNVRVSSKKDLNEIPELSKQVKQSEEKLNGKGRINIRYSGTEPISRVMVEGENDKLINEIASELAGTIEKELGV